The proteins below are encoded in one region of Pirellulales bacterium:
- a CDS encoding TIGR01212 family radical SAM protein (This family includes YhcC from E. coli K-12, an uncharacterized radical SAM protein.), with product MAVGAEIATNWREAGLRYYAYNFFLRRKFGCRVQKVSIDAGFTCPNVDGTVARGGCTFCDNRSFSPSRRLPRQGIAGQIDEGIRRLKWRYDVDRFMAYFQPATNTYAPVARLRPLYEAAIAHPKVVGLAIGTRPDCVPYEVLDLLAEMAERTYLSVEYGMQTMHDRSLDWMNRGHHHDAFIDAMERSRGRGFEICAHVMLGLPGESHADMLATAGELARLRPDAVKIHNLYAVKNTPLADQVAAGAATLMERDEYIRTLVDFLELLPPDCVVERISGEAPPDYFVGPSWCLDKPAIRAALFAELARRDTWQGKRCDGYPAVCRGR from the coding sequence ATGGCCGTCGGAGCCGAAATCGCGACGAATTGGCGCGAGGCGGGCTTGCGGTACTACGCTTATAACTTCTTCCTCCGCCGCAAGTTCGGTTGCCGAGTGCAAAAGGTCAGCATCGACGCGGGCTTCACCTGTCCCAACGTCGATGGCACCGTGGCTCGCGGCGGCTGCACGTTCTGCGATAACCGCAGCTTTAGCCCCAGCCGCCGCCTGCCGCGGCAAGGGATCGCTGGCCAGATCGACGAAGGCATCCGCCGCCTCAAATGGCGCTATGACGTCGATCGCTTCATGGCCTATTTTCAGCCGGCGACAAACACCTATGCCCCGGTCGCCCGACTCCGGCCCCTCTACGAAGCGGCGATCGCCCATCCCAAGGTCGTCGGGCTGGCGATCGGCACTCGGCCGGACTGCGTGCCCTACGAGGTGCTCGATCTGCTCGCCGAAATGGCCGAACGAACTTATCTCTCGGTCGAATACGGAATGCAGACGATGCACGATCGCTCGCTCGACTGGATGAACCGCGGCCATCATCACGATGCTTTCATCGATGCCATGGAGCGGAGCCGCGGCCGCGGATTTGAGATCTGTGCCCACGTAATGCTCGGCCTGCCCGGCGAATCGCACGCTGACATGCTGGCAACCGCCGGCGAGTTGGCCCGTTTGCGGCCGGACGCGGTGAAGATCCACAACCTCTATGCCGTCAAGAACACGCCGTTGGCCGACCAGGTGGCCGCCGGCGCAGCGACGTTGATGGAGCGCGACGAATACATCCGCACGCTGGTCGATTTCCTCGAGTTGCTCCCGCCGGATTGCGTGGTGGAACGGATCAGTGGCGAAGCCCCGCCCGATTATTTCGTCGGCCCCTCGTGGTGCTTGGACAAACCGGCGATCCGCGCCGCGCTCTTTGCCGAACTCGCGCGCCGCGACACGTGGCAAGGGAAACGATGCGATGGTTACCCCGCCGTCTGTCGCGGGCGATAG